From the Leptospira inadai serovar Lyme str. 10 genome, the window AGCCGCTTCTGCCATATGCAAAAGCCGTTTCCGTCCCAATACAGACATTTCAATCGATCTCGGCTCTTGCCACAGAACAAAAACAGATATTCCGAATACACATCCTTCGACATTTCTTTTTTCACTATAGTACTCAAACCGTTCCACGATTTCCTCATATCTGTCCTTCCCGGTCGGACATATACTCGCAGACTCTTCGGATCTCGAAATATCATTCCTATTTCCCTTGTATCGTTATGTTTATTTCTCCACTCCGGCTTATTTTTATTTCCACACCTTTACTCGCCTCTAAACTTCCTAAGTTTATTGGCACGAGCCTTTTCTCAGAGCCTGCCGTTTTCACTTTCTCTTTGCTATGACGAAGCCAATAACCTAACGTGCTTACGCTGATTCCCGACTCTTCGCAGTAAGCCTTCTGGCTCAAGCCGCTTTCTTGATATTCTGCTATATATTCTTCCCGACTCTTTCTTGCTTTGCTCATCTCATAAGTTTAACACGATTCGATCGATAGCTTACCCTGGGGTTAATTGAGCGCTTACGAGGGATCTTTCCTCTACTTCTGTAACTTTTCCAACGTCTAGCAGCTTCTGTCTAGCGTGAGCAAAGCGAGCGCATCTGTCCTCTGTCCTCAGTCTTCTGGTAGAGAAGGTAGTTAGAATATTATAGGAATGTGAGAAAAAATAAGACCCACATCGACGCTAATATGATTGTACTCGCTGTGAACAAACCCAAGCGACAAAAAAGATGATTAAACGTTAAGTGAACGAGACTATGCAAGATTCGTAAAATTACGTACGCCCAGGCCAAAACAAGATTCGTAAGATTTACGGAATTCGCAACGTACAGAATCGTGCAAATCACGTAAAATAGCATCGGCGCTTCCAATAAATTCATATAATTCCGGTTCGGAATGGACACCCAAGAAGGAACTCTTTTGGACTCTCCGTATTTAAAATCTTTCGCAGTGACTTTTCCTAAAATCGCCGCTTTAAACCGTCGGATAGGAATGAGTAACAGTACGAAAAAAGTAAGAAAGCCTAGAGCTCCCACCGGAAATAGAATTAAATGATTTTGCATATTCGCGTTTGCCTCTCAGCGACCGTCTCCTAACGATCCGTAAAACGCAACCGTAACGTCCGATACAATAACGTCATCCGGAAATCGTTCTTAGCGAGAATTTGACATTTTTTCTTTCGATGGAAAAAAAGCGAGTCCCTCTATTTGCAGATCCGCGTATGATATTTCTGAATACGAATTAGAAACGGGGCGATCGACCTCGTTTCGAAGTTTGAAATCCGAAATTAAAGTGACATCATTCTGTGAAAAATTGGGCAAAATAACTTTCCTACCGCTTAACAAAAAGGAAGGTAGAATCAAAGATGCGTTTGACAATCGGGAAAGGTCACTTTAAATATCGTAGCCTTCTTACATTCGGAATCGGTTCCGGTGAAAGATCGCCAATGTGCAGGTCAAAAACCTATTTAAGGTCCTGGATGTAGGATGAATATTTTATTCGAAACTTTAATAATGATTCGATCCAAGCGAAATGTTTAATCGGAAACGAATAAAACTCATGAGGTAAACGCCATGCGCCGTCGTTTAAGTTACTTAATCATAGGAATACTTCTGTTCCTATCCGCGTGTAATCTAATGCACAAGAGTGATAACAATCAAAATGCAATGTTTCTGCTTTTAGCCGCGATATTGAATAGCAACACTTGTCAGAATCAATCCGGTCTTGTGATTTGTATTCCGCCCGGCGTCACGAAGTAATCGCGAGAATCGTATGAAACTAAAAATCATCACAACTCTCGTCGTTATTTTTTTCGCGCTCGGGTTCTCCGTCCATTTAACGCGGCAAAACCAATCTTCCGGAATCGTGATAAAAATTCCGGACTTGGAAAAATTGGACGCAGTATTGAAAACGATGGCTACGGGAGAACCGCATTTTGTAACCTCGCAATCTTCCTGGAAAATAGTTCTCGATGGACCCGGAAAAGTCGAGGCGACTACCGCGTCCGACTGGGAGGCCGTACGGCAATCCGCGACATGGGCAAACGGAAATTCGACGATGGCGGACCAGATCATTATGGCCCTAAAAAAAACGGGGGTTTTGAACAACTCGGGGAGTTTTCAATCCACGACCAACCTGAACGGGGTTCCATTCAAAATAAAATTGCAAACCGGAGCCGCTTGCGGGACTTCCTGCCAAAATATTTCCTCTTCTGCATATACCGGTACGAAGAATTTCCTGAATCGATTTAAGATCTGGAGAGCCAGCGACGGACAGGACGCTCTAGAATTACTTTTCGATGATGTAAGTACTCCGAATACCACGAACGGTGTCTTATTGACCTACCGGATCGGAGTCCTAAACTCTACCCTTTCCGATAATCCGAATTTGTTGGTGGAAAGTTATATCTATGGAGCTTCTCCGAGTCGTAGGCAGACTTATTCTTGGGCGGCTCCGTTCTGGCTTTCGGGAACGAAGGCGGCGACTACTTCCGATAGGGGCCGAGTGATTTTGGAAGAGATGACACTCGGAATGCAAGGTGGAGGAATGGCGACCGGAATCTGCGTAAGAATCGCCGCAAGAACCGTCTCGATGACTACCGTTTGCGGAACCAATAACCATTACTACGCTCTCGCTTACGGCCAAAAGACTGTGAGTAATTTTGAGACCACAGCTCTTTCCGGTGTCGCAATCAATAGCATGACGACCAACGGTACTATCTGCGGTTTTGATGTTCTGAAATTCGGAATCTTTAACGGGGGCGGATTCATCATGGATAATCTGACTTCCGGAACGATTCCGACAGGATATCCGGAACCTTCTAGCGGCGGCGGTTACCCCGGAGTCCAGACTCTCTTTAATAAACTTGGCACGGCACCGAACGGTACCGGAACTTACGACGATACTCAAAAGGCAACGATCGATACCGGTATGGGAAGTTCGATAAGTCTTCATCCTTCCGGCGAAACGGTTCCATTTTAACTCCATAAAGAATGTTTAAATTACCTCGAGTATTTGCGGGCGCGGGCATCCTTCTGCTCGCGTTTTTATTTTTTTCCTGCTCCAAAATGCGGACCTTCATGGAAGAGGGCAGATTTTGCTCCGATTATGATTACGGGCTGGTGGAATCGGCCTCGGCTCCTCCGCATCCTCCCGATGTCTGTGTGACTCCGGAAACCGTCAAGCTGGGTCGATTTCTTTTCTACGACGTAAATCTTTCAAAAGGAAAAAACCAATCTTGCGCGAGCTGTCACAAACAAAATTTAGGTTTTTCGGACGGCCTGACTCGCGCGATCGGTTCGACAGGTCGAGTTCATCCGCGCAATTCGATTGCGATCGCAAATGCAGGATACTTTTCCCCTTACACTTGGTCGAATCCGACTTTGAAACGCTTGGACAATCAGACTCTAGTTCCTTTTTTTTCCGAGAATACCGCAACTACCATCGAAGAGCTTGCAATCAGCGGAATCGAACACGTCGTTGCGGCCCGTTTGCAATCCGATCCGAAATATGTAGCAATGTTT encodes:
- the tnpA gene encoding IS66 family insertion sequence element accessory protein TnpA codes for the protein MSKARKSREEYIAEYQESGLSQKAYCEESGISVSTLGYWLRHSKEKVKTAGSEKRLVPINLGSLEASKGVEIKISRSGEINITIQGK
- a CDS encoding LIC_12337 family protein; amino-acid sequence: MKLKIITTLVVIFFALGFSVHLTRQNQSSGIVIKIPDLEKLDAVLKTMATGEPHFVTSQSSWKIVLDGPGKVEATTASDWEAVRQSATWANGNSTMADQIIMALKKTGVLNNSGSFQSTTNLNGVPFKIKLQTGAACGTSCQNISSSAYTGTKNFLNRFKIWRASDGQDALELLFDDVSTPNTTNGVLLTYRIGVLNSTLSDNPNLLVESYIYGASPSRRQTYSWAAPFWLSGTKAATTSDRGRVILEEMTLGMQGGGMATGICVRIAARTVSMTTVCGTNNHYYALAYGQKTVSNFETTALSGVAINSMTTNGTICGFDVLKFGIFNGGGFIMDNLTSGTIPTGYPEPSSGGGYPGVQTLFNKLGTAPNGTGTYDDTQKATIDTGMGSSISLHPSGETVPF
- the tnpB gene encoding IS66 family insertion sequence element accessory protein TnpB (TnpB, as the term is used for proteins encoded by IS66 family insertion elements, is considered an accessory protein, since TnpC, encoded by a neighboring gene, is a DDE family transposase.), producing MIFRDPKSLRVYVRPGRTDMRKSWNGLSTIVKKEMSKDVYSEYLFLFCGKSRDRLKCLYWDGNGFCIWQKRLEKGKFPWPESEESALDLSWREVSWLLKGIDFRKEHRLMDVSGLR
- a CDS encoding MAPEG family protein; amino-acid sequence: MQNHLILFPVGALGFLTFFVLLLIPIRRFKAAILGKVTAKDFKYGESKRVPSWVSIPNRNYMNLLEAPMLFYVICTILYVANSVNLTNLVLAWAYVILRILHSLVHLTFNHLFCRLGLFTASTIILASMWVLFFLTFL